A genomic window from Thermococcus nautili includes:
- a CDS encoding glycosyltransferase, with product MKVLFISGREPSYVRNSLILRGLKENGINVVEYTSQLNSYSKRYYEVLRKVLIKKEKEVDIIFVGFLGQPIVPIVKSVLPGKPIIFDAFISVYDTLCFDRQIIKPNSLFGKSSYLLDKSSCELADIVLLDTNAHIDYFVNTFGIERDKFKSIFVGADNSVFYPRYIEKDNEIFEVFYYSTYLPLHGVKYIIEAAKKLEKYSDIHFNIIGKGVEYERIIRYAKKLNLQNISFREWIPYEKLPMEIAKADVCLGGHFSDIDKAKRVIAGKTFQFIAMRKPTIVGDNPANRELLKDKKSALFVEHANSDDLADKILELKDNEKLREKIAYGGYDVYKKKATPERIGKEIVNIINKMLN from the coding sequence TCCTTAATATTAAGGGGTTTAAAGGAAAATGGAATTAACGTTGTTGAGTACACCAGCCAACTAAATTCTTATTCTAAGCGATATTATGAGGTTCTAAGGAAAGTTCTTATAAAAAAAGAGAAAGAAGTCGACATCATTTTTGTTGGTTTTTTGGGCCAGCCTATAGTTCCAATAGTTAAGTCAGTGTTACCAGGAAAGCCAATAATTTTTGATGCATTTATCTCAGTATATGACACTTTATGCTTTGATAGGCAGATTATCAAGCCCAATTCCCTATTTGGGAAATCAAGTTATCTGTTGGACAAATCTTCATGCGAACTTGCCGACATTGTTTTGTTAGATACTAATGCTCATATAGATTATTTTGTTAACACCTTTGGGATAGAAAGAGACAAATTTAAGAGTATCTTTGTTGGCGCTGATAATAGTGTATTTTATCCGAGGTACATTGAAAAGGACAACGAGATTTTTGAAGTATTTTACTATTCTACATACCTTCCTCTTCATGGAGTAAAATATATCATCGAGGCCGCCAAGAAATTGGAGAAGTATTCTGACATTCATTTTAATATAATCGGTAAAGGCGTAGAATATGAGAGAATAATTAGATATGCCAAGAAATTAAACTTACAAAACATCTCATTTAGAGAGTGGATTCCATATGAGAAATTGCCGATGGAAATAGCAAAAGCTGATGTCTGTCTCGGTGGACATTTTTCGGATATAGATAAAGCTAAACGGGTCATAGCTGGAAAAACATTCCAATTCATTGCAATGCGAAAACCAACAATAGTCGGGGACAATCCAGCAAATAGAGAGCTACTTAAAGATAAAAAGAGTGCATTATTTGTGGAACATGCAAACTCCGATGATTTAGCCGATAAAATTTTAGAATTAAAAGATAACGAAAAATTGAGAGAAAAAATTGCATATGGAGGATATGATGTATACAAAAAGAAAGCTACTCCTGAGAGAATTGGGAAAGAGATCGTGAATATAATCAACAAGATGCTCAATTAG
- a CDS encoding glycosyltransferase family 4 protein produces MKVGIIADRLNRTSMGVGAYVYNLINEISKINRDILYLVNYEENNLFLGLDRIIIKNPFEKFSKKLPYYLWHIYLNYYLITKKLDLDIIHIPENPTIIQKLKSYKKVVTIHDVMPYLFPKFYHLALRYTYRFLLPRTLKTADAIIADSHNTKLDIIKYFKIPEEKIRVVHLGVDEDYKPLPENEVEKIKQKYNLNYPFILYVGGLAPNKNVSTLIKAYYKLKKKKFEHKLLITGVKRYKYEDIFELIGKLNLQRDIIFTGYVPREDLPSLYNAADLFVYPSLYEGFGLPPLEAMACGTPVITSNTSSLPEVVGNAGIMVNPYDVNGLTKAMYEVLTNKGLREELSKKGLRRAKLFSWRKTAEETLKVYEEVYNGT; encoded by the coding sequence ATGAAGGTTGGAATTATCGCAGATAGGTTGAATAGAACGTCAATGGGAGTTGGTGCTTATGTTTATAACTTAATAAACGAAATTTCAAAAATTAATAGAGATATTCTCTATTTAGTAAACTATGAGGAAAATAATTTATTTCTCGGATTAGACAGGATAATTATAAAAAATCCATTTGAAAAATTTTCAAAAAAACTCCCGTATTATCTTTGGCATATTTATTTAAACTATTATTTGATTACAAAGAAGTTAGATTTAGATATTATACATATTCCAGAAAATCCAACTATCATTCAAAAACTAAAAAGCTATAAGAAGGTAGTTACAATCCACGACGTTATGCCATATCTTTTCCCGAAGTTCTATCATTTAGCACTTCGTTATACTTATAGGTTTCTTCTTCCAAGAACTCTCAAAACTGCTGATGCAATTATTGCAGATTCACATAATACTAAGTTAGACATCATAAAATATTTCAAAATTCCAGAGGAAAAAATCAGAGTTGTTCACTTGGGAGTTGATGAAGACTACAAGCCATTACCAGAAAATGAAGTCGAAAAAATCAAACAAAAATACAACCTAAACTATCCATTTATATTGTACGTTGGGGGTTTAGCACCAAACAAAAATGTTTCAACTCTCATTAAGGCCTACTATAAACTTAAAAAGAAAAAATTTGAACATAAGCTATTAATAACGGGTGTAAAGAGATACAAATACGAGGATATTTTTGAACTTATTGGCAAGCTTAATCTACAGAGAGATATTATTTTCACTGGTTATGTTCCAAGAGAAGACTTGCCATCGCTATATAATGCCGCAGATTTATTTGTTTATCCATCTTTATACGAAGGGTTTGGCTTGCCCCCTCTGGAGGCCATGGCTTGTGGAACGCCAGTTATAACATCAAACACTTCATCTCTGCCAGAGGTCGTTGGTAATGCGGGAATAATGGTCAATCCCTATGATGTTAATGGTCTGACTAAAGCAATGTACGAAGTTCTAACTAACAAGGGATTGAGAGAGGAACTATCTAAAAAAGGTTTAAGAAGAGCTAAGCTATTCAGCTGGAGAAAAACAGCAGAAGAAACCTTAAAAGTATATGAAGAAGTATATAATGGAACATAA